The region ATCGCCGGGGCGAAGCTCTATCCCCTCCTGTCCGTCGAAAACAACCATCACGTTCTCGCTGTCGCTCTTTAGGCTCGCCGTTATACAGGTCTCCCCTTTTAAGACCAGCGGCCTTAAAGTTAGAGTGTGGGGACATATCGGAGTTAAGAGCATTGCGTTTAGGGTCGGAATGAGAATCGGGCCGCCGGCCGAGAGGGAGTAGGCCGTTGAGCCGGTAGGCGTTGCCACGATTACCCCGTCTCCCCTAAAGGTTGTCAGGTACTCTCCGTCGGCTTTCAGCTCAACCTCTATTATCCTGCCGAGGGTGTCCCTCTTTATCGCCACCTCGTTAACGCACCTGTAAATTGAGATGTGGCCGTTCCTCCTTGAAACCTTCACCCTTATAACCGGCCTGTTCTCAAGGAGGAACTCCCCCCTCATTAAACGCTCTATGCACTCCTCAATCTCGGATATGGAGATTTCGGTTAAAAAACCCAAAGTGCCGAAGTTTATTCCCAGCAGGGGAACGGGACGCTTATCTACCAGCTTTGCAACCGTCAGAAAGGTTCCGTCTCCCCCTAAAACCAGGATAACGTCTACCTTGTCGGGCAGCAGGAGTCTGTCTATGACTTTTGCCACTTTTCTGCAGCGGCTGTCGTTGACCAGCCTGCAGCTCTCCTCGTCGGTGAACACCTTTACCGGGAACTCCGAGAGCTTCTTTAAAACCCTCTTCACCCCTTCTGCACTCTCGGGCTTTGTGGGGTTTGCTATCACTCCTACGCTCTTATAGGCCGGCTGCCTCTTTTCTCCTGTCATCTCCGCTCACCTGCACTATGGTACACATATCGTAGATTCTCGACTCCGTCCTGTGGTCGAACTTCCCTCCCAGGGAGTCCGGAGAGGGGTCGCCCACCGTTAGGTTGGTTGTTATGAAAGTCGGCAAACACTGGGAGTACCTGTGGTTGATTATCTCTGCCAGGAGGTCTCTGGCCCACTCGGTATTCCTCTCGGCCCCTACGTCGTCTAAAACGAGGAAGGGGGCGTTCCTTATCTCCTCCAGCTTCTCCCCTATTGGGAGCCTCTGCTCCATCATGAGCTTGAGCTCCACCAGAAGGTCGCGAAAGTCGCAGAAGAAGCCCTTTAACCCCTTTGCCGTTATTATGTTCCTCAGGGTCGCCACCGCAAGGTGGGTTTTACCGGTTCCGGGAGTGCCAAAGAGTAGAACCCCCTTCTTGGTAAAGGGGAAGAGCTGAACGAACTC is a window of Thermovibrio ammonificans HB-1 DNA encoding:
- a CDS encoding ATP-binding protein, which gives rise to MECQICGGSGWILVTKEGKQFVKRCQCTFSKSVKAYLESAGIPPRYRQCRFKNYYPKTRDQLRALKVCKEFVQLFPFTKKGVLLFGTPGTGKTHLAVATLRNIITAKGLKGFFCDFRDLLVELKLMMEQRLPIGEKLEEIRNAPFLVLDDVGAERNTEWARDLLAEIINHRYSQCLPTFITTNLTVGDPSPDSLGGKFDHRTESRIYDMCTIVQVSGDDRRKEAAGL
- a CDS encoding NAD(+)/NADH kinase, whose translation is MTGEKRQPAYKSVGVIANPTKPESAEGVKRVLKKLSEFPVKVFTDEESCRLVNDSRCRKVAKVIDRLLLPDKVDVILVLGGDGTFLTVAKLVDKRPVPLLGINFGTLGFLTEISISEIEECIERLMRGEFLLENRPVIRVKVSRRNGHISIYRCVNEVAIKRDTLGRIIEVELKADGEYLTTFRGDGVIVATPTGSTAYSLSAGGPILIPTLNAMLLTPICPHTLTLRPLVLKGETCITASLKSDSENVMVVFDGQEGIELRPGDVIEITRSPYDLLILRDPRKSYYQTLREKLKWG